One genomic region from Bacillus sp. SLBN-46 encodes:
- a CDS encoding tartrate dehydrogenase: MKKLEIAVIPGDGIGKEVVPVATKVLDTIAEIHGGLKFEYQEFPWSCDYYMEHGKMMPDDGLDILKNFDAIFLGAIGNPQLVPDHVSLWGLLIKIRREFEQSINIRPAKFFKGLKSPLINPNDFDLIVVRENSEGEYSEVGGRIHRGEDELAIQNAIFTKKGTERAMRYAFELAKKRRGHVTSATKSNGIFHSMPFWDEVFNEVKKDYADIQTASYHIDALAAFFVTRPQIFDVIVASNLFGDILTDIGGAIMGSIGIAPAANINLNGKYPSMFEPVHGSAPDIYGKGIANPIGQIWTAKMMLDHFGEYELGQKLLDVVEEVTNDGIKTPDIGGTASTTEVGDAICSRMKKVCSVS, from the coding sequence ATGAAGAAACTAGAAATTGCTGTAATTCCAGGGGATGGAATTGGGAAAGAAGTCGTTCCGGTTGCAACCAAAGTTCTAGATACAATAGCTGAAATACACGGCGGCTTAAAATTTGAGTACCAAGAGTTTCCTTGGAGCTGTGATTACTACATGGAGCATGGAAAAATGATGCCGGATGATGGACTGGATATCTTAAAAAACTTTGATGCAATTTTCTTAGGGGCGATTGGAAACCCTCAGCTTGTTCCAGATCATGTATCGTTATGGGGACTCTTGATTAAAATTCGCAGAGAATTCGAACAATCGATTAATATACGCCCAGCTAAATTTTTTAAAGGGTTGAAATCACCACTAATCAACCCAAATGACTTTGATTTAATAGTTGTGAGGGAAAATAGTGAGGGTGAATATAGTGAAGTGGGCGGAAGAATTCACCGTGGCGAAGATGAACTCGCCATTCAAAATGCTATTTTTACAAAAAAGGGCACAGAACGTGCGATGCGGTATGCCTTTGAACTGGCTAAAAAGAGAAGAGGCCATGTCACTTCCGCGACAAAGTCAAACGGCATTTTCCATTCAATGCCATTTTGGGATGAGGTCTTTAATGAAGTTAAGAAAGACTATGCAGATATTCAAACAGCTTCCTATCATATTGATGCTCTAGCAGCCTTTTTCGTGACAAGGCCGCAAATCTTTGATGTGATTGTCGCTAGTAATTTATTTGGTGATATCTTAACAGATATTGGCGGGGCAATTATGGGCAGTATCGGGATTGCACCTGCAGCCAATATTAATTTAAATGGAAAATATCCATCTATGTTTGAACCTGTACATGGATCAGCGCCAGATATTTATGGAAAAGGAATTGCCAACCCAATTGGTCAGATTTGGACTGCAAAAATGATGCTTGATCATTTCGGAGAGTATGAACTAGGACAAAAGCTTTTGGATGTAGTAGAAGAGGTAACAAACGACGGAATTAAAACACCTGATATCGGCGGCACAGCTTCAACCACGGAGGTGGGGGACGCTATCTGCAGTCGTATGAAAAAGGTTTGCTCCGTATCCTAA
- a CDS encoding nuclear transport factor 2 family protein, whose translation MSIEQVVQQQIEYYNKQDIEGFASTYADDITVYTFPDNTITLSGKQELIERYTETFKKKNFADIKNRSIVGNKVIDWEIATSGLTGESTSLMAIYEVENNLISKVWFIRE comes from the coding sequence ATGTCGATTGAACAGGTTGTTCAACAACAAATCGAATACTATAACAAACAGGATATTGAAGGCTTTGCCAGTACATATGCAGATGATATTACGGTTTACACATTTCCGGATAACACCATAACTTTAAGTGGAAAACAAGAATTGATTGAAAGGTATACAGAAACATTCAAAAAGAAGAATTTTGCGGACATAAAAAATCGGTCCATTGTCGGCAACAAAGTAATAGATTGGGAAATTGCAACGAGCGGGCTTACTGGAGAAAGTACAAGCTTAATGGCCATTTATGAAGTAGAAAACAATTTAATATCAAAGGTTTGGTTTATACGAGAGTAG
- a CDS encoding GntR family transcriptional regulator, translating into MFDYSPLQKPLPYYQQIQQSLKESIFNGVYKPGDRLFEAQIAKLYNISRSPVREAIRGLVMEGLLVMDEKSQISVYKPNLQDVRDIYECRISLESKAVELTAERATEEQLQELEKTLAETAEAIKEAKSDSIVACNARFHEQLIQFSGNARLMKLVEDLNGLIYYYRVLNIQGEDRVNTILKGHMDIYQALKDREPKKAADRLREHTQEDLINLVHIIEHLEE; encoded by the coding sequence ATGTTTGATTACAGTCCATTGCAAAAGCCTTTACCGTATTACCAACAAATCCAACAATCCTTAAAAGAGAGTATCTTTAATGGTGTTTACAAACCAGGGGATCGATTATTTGAAGCCCAAATTGCGAAGCTTTACAATATTAGCCGAAGTCCTGTTCGAGAAGCAATTCGTGGACTCGTAATGGAGGGTTTGCTGGTAATGGATGAAAAGTCACAAATATCCGTTTACAAACCAAATTTACAAGATGTTCGAGATATTTACGAATGCAGGATTTCCTTAGAGTCTAAAGCAGTAGAACTTACAGCGGAACGAGCAACAGAGGAGCAATTGCAAGAGCTGGAAAAGACGTTAGCAGAAACAGCCGAAGCTATTAAAGAAGCTAAATCAGATAGTATTGTCGCATGTAATGCACGTTTTCACGAACAACTTATCCAATTCAGTGGAAACGCGAGATTAATGAAGCTGGTTGAGGATTTGAATGGTTTAATCTATTATTACCGTGTTTTAAATATTCAAGGAGAAGACAGAGTGAATACGATTTTAAAAGGGCATATGGACATTTACCAAGCATTAAAAGATAGAGAACCGAAAAAAGCAGCTGATAGATTAAGAGAGCATACGCAGGAGGATTTAATAAATTTGGTTCATATTATTGAACATTTAGAGGAGTGA
- a CDS encoding NADP-dependent oxidoreductase, producing the protein MSKNVNRKILLASRPNGMPDASNFEIIESRIPEISEGEVLIRTLYLSVDPYMRGRMSDAKSYAKPYEVGEPFIGGMVGEIVESKNPRFQEGQYVEGRLEWAEYNVSDGSTIRKVNPELAPITTALHVLGMPGLTAYFGLMFIGQPKEGETVVVSGASGAVGTIVGQIAKLKGCRVVGIAGADDKCSFLTEELGFDTAINYKTVENLRKALKEACPSGVDVYFDNVGGKVSDAVMTLINFQSRTAICGQISQYNLEKPEIGPRVAGQLLTTSSLMKGFIVSDYAEHNKEGLIQLSQWVKEGKIQYRENIVEGFENTVEAFLGLFRGDNIGKQLVKVAEE; encoded by the coding sequence ATGAGCAAGAATGTCAATCGAAAAATATTGTTAGCTAGTCGTCCGAACGGAATGCCAGATGCAAGTAATTTTGAAATTATTGAGAGTAGGATTCCGGAAATTAGTGAGGGAGAGGTACTCATCCGTACTCTTTATCTATCAGTGGATCCTTATATGCGCGGTAGAATGTCGGATGCAAAATCCTATGCGAAACCTTATGAGGTGGGAGAACCATTTATTGGAGGTATGGTTGGGGAAATCGTTGAATCTAAAAATCCAAGGTTTCAAGAGGGCCAATATGTGGAAGGCCGCCTTGAGTGGGCAGAATATAATGTGTCAGATGGTAGTACCATTCGGAAGGTTAATCCTGAATTAGCACCGATTACCACGGCCCTGCATGTACTAGGAATGCCTGGGTTAACTGCCTATTTTGGGTTAATGTTCATAGGACAGCCGAAGGAAGGGGAAACAGTTGTTGTTTCGGGAGCATCGGGAGCAGTTGGAACAATTGTTGGTCAAATTGCAAAGTTAAAAGGCTGCCGTGTAGTAGGAATTGCAGGAGCAGATGATAAATGTAGCTTTTTAACAGAAGAATTAGGCTTTGATACTGCTATTAACTATAAAACAGTAGAAAATCTTCGCAAGGCACTAAAGGAAGCTTGTCCTTCAGGAGTCGATGTTTATTTCGACAATGTCGGAGGTAAAGTAAGTGATGCTGTAATGACTTTGATTAATTTTCAGTCTCGAACAGCTATTTGCGGACAAATCTCGCAGTATAACTTAGAAAAGCCGGAGATAGGACCAAGAGTAGCGGGACAACTGCTGACAACTAGTTCATTAATGAAAGGCTTTATTGTATCTGATTATGCAGAACATAATAAGGAAGGATTAATTCAGTTATCACAATGGGTAAAAGAAGGTAAGATTCAATACCGTGAGAATATCGTTGAAGGCTTTGAAAATACGGTGGAAGCTTTTCTAGGACTATTCCGTGGAGATAACATTGGTAAACAGCTAGTGAAGGTAGCGGAGGAATAA
- a CDS encoding Cof-type HAD-IIB family hydrolase produces the protein MNYKLVILDVDGTILPHGKTKLSHSTKAAIQQLREKKIQVIIATGRAPYFSDSIIQETGVESMVFFNGSYAYHQGIEIYKSAIDKQILEKVHLLSNDFQHPLTFLSGKSFKSTDLSHPYVIEAYQHDPWKPELAPAQFWTDEDIYQLFLHCDLEEELHYQTNVPELDFRRWSSGARTCDVNLSNSNKAVGITKLLEKLGIAPDEAVAFGDGLNDIEMLSLVGMGVAMGSGRDELKQMANMVTLSAEEDGVRYGLERLGLI, from the coding sequence ATGAATTACAAGTTAGTCATCTTAGATGTAGACGGAACGATCCTTCCTCATGGAAAAACAAAATTGAGTCACTCTACTAAGGCTGCGATCCAGCAGTTGAGGGAGAAAAAGATACAGGTTATCATCGCTACGGGGAGAGCCCCCTATTTTTCAGATTCCATAATTCAAGAAACCGGAGTAGAATCCATGGTCTTTTTTAATGGGTCCTATGCTTATCACCAAGGGATAGAAATATACAAGAGCGCTATAGATAAACAGATTTTAGAAAAAGTACATCTATTATCAAATGATTTTCAGCATCCACTCACTTTCTTAAGCGGCAAAAGCTTTAAGTCCACAGATTTAAGCCACCCATACGTGATTGAAGCGTACCAACATGATCCATGGAAGCCAGAGCTTGCACCCGCTCAATTTTGGACAGATGAAGACATATACCAATTGTTCTTGCATTGCGATTTGGAGGAAGAACTTCATTATCAAACCAATGTACCAGAGTTAGATTTCAGAAGATGGAGTTCGGGCGCTAGAACATGTGATGTTAATTTGTCTAACTCCAACAAAGCAGTAGGTATTACTAAACTATTAGAAAAACTAGGCATAGCACCGGACGAGGCTGTTGCATTTGGAGATGGCCTAAATGACATCGAAATGCTTTCCTTGGTTGGAATGGGAGTGGCTATGGGGTCTGGGCGCGATGAATTGAAACAAATGGCCAATATGGTAACTCTCTCAGCAGAAGAAGACGGAGTACGATATGGTCTAGAACGGCTTGGATTGATCTAA
- a CDS encoding NAD(P)-dependent oxidoreductase → MIDNIGFIGLGKMGMPMAKNLLKSGYNVFGSDVNESAINEFQSHGGTSGEFLNWLHNVQCIILMLPSSKIVNQVIDEIIDHYASDQHSQQDPLVIIDMSSSYPDETRKNFNRLEGKKIEFLDAPVSGGVKKAVSATLTIMIGGKVETFTKCKRLLGAIGSNLFHVGPTGSGHLIKAVNNYLSATHLLASCEAVQLLQSFEVEPETAIHVFNQSTGRSGSTEYKFPSFILTESFDSGFSLELLRKDLEMAKHLFSHAGAMTNLPQLVFDRFDNASHTLDQDADHTEIYQFVSSYLLKRGKSNEKDSETICCSSNSSVSI, encoded by the coding sequence ATGATTGATAATATAGGTTTTATTGGGCTTGGTAAAATGGGAATGCCTATGGCAAAAAACCTATTAAAAAGCGGATATAATGTTTTTGGCAGCGATGTAAATGAATCCGCTATCAATGAATTCCAGAGCCACGGTGGGACTTCAGGTGAATTTTTGAATTGGCTTCACAACGTGCAATGTATTATTCTCATGCTTCCCTCATCAAAGATCGTGAATCAAGTTATTGACGAAATTATTGACCATTACGCCTCGGACCAACACTCTCAACAAGATCCATTAGTCATCATTGATATGAGTAGCTCCTACCCTGATGAAACAAGAAAGAATTTTAACAGACTTGAAGGTAAGAAAATTGAGTTTTTAGATGCACCTGTCAGCGGAGGAGTAAAGAAAGCTGTTTCTGCGACATTAACCATCATGATTGGTGGCAAGGTTGAAACATTCACTAAATGTAAGCGTTTGCTAGGTGCAATTGGCAGTAACCTCTTTCATGTAGGCCCGACTGGAAGCGGTCACTTAATAAAGGCCGTTAACAACTATCTTTCTGCTACACATCTTTTAGCTAGTTGTGAGGCCGTCCAATTGCTACAAAGTTTTGAGGTGGAACCGGAGACAGCTATTCATGTATTTAACCAAAGTACAGGACGCAGTGGTTCAACCGAGTATAAGTTTCCATCCTTCATCCTAACTGAAAGTTTTGATTCAGGCTTTAGTCTAGAACTGTTAAGGAAAGATTTAGAGATGGCTAAGCATCTTTTTTCACACGCTGGGGCCATGACAAACCTACCACAGTTGGTTTTTGACAGATTCGATAATGCCTCTCATACACTTGATCAGGATGCAGACCATACAGAAATATATCAATTTGTTTCAAGCTATTTATTAAAAAGGGGGAAATCAAATGAAAAAGATTCAGAAACTATTTGTTGTAGCAGTAACTCTTCTGTTAGTATTTAG
- a CDS encoding DinB family protein — protein MYTSIAEFIQEWNQEAGSTQKVLDALNDNSLQQQVSSEDRTLGRIAWHIVTSTPGMLIEFGIKVEPVENSGTVPSSAKEMAETFRKVSADTIDAVKQQWTDDSLKEMVNVFGMTMPKAVTLSLLIKHIIHHRGQMTVLMRQAGLKVPGIYGPAREEWTHIGMDAPAL, from the coding sequence ATGTATACTTCAATAGCTGAATTTATCCAAGAATGGAATCAGGAAGCAGGGTCTACACAAAAAGTATTAGATGCGTTAAACGACAATTCCCTTCAACAACAGGTTTCATCGGAAGACCGTACATTAGGCCGAATTGCCTGGCACATTGTTACAAGTACTCCTGGAATGCTAATCGAGTTCGGAATCAAGGTGGAACCGGTAGAAAATTCAGGAACCGTTCCTTCCTCAGCAAAGGAAATGGCAGAAACATTTCGAAAGGTCAGTGCCGATACAATTGACGCAGTGAAACAGCAATGGACGGATGATTCCTTAAAGGAAATGGTTAATGTATTTGGTATGACAATGCCAAAAGCAGTAACACTTTCATTGCTCATCAAGCACATCATTCATCACCGTGGTCAAATGACAGTCCTAATGCGTCAGGCAGGATTGAAAGTTCCGGGTATTTATGGGCCAGCAAGAGAAGAATGGACTCATATTGGAATGGATGCTCCAGCACTTTAA
- a CDS encoding DUF3800 domain-containing protein, translated as MDEIQYGFLDEFGDYRFDFDKSDVSTHFIIVAILVKDSNKASLEQEMDSIRQAYVQTGDLTSRSFDNDHTQRMQILNEIKDLPFSVYAYVIDKRKIREDSGIMSKTSFLKYVNKMVYRDLNRSFEQLDLVADNRDEKSFLQDFKNYIRTNSIPDLFNHSTFGFNNSKSNFLLQLADLIAGTLAKGYDRTHQSDQYRSFFKIIRNKIAAINLLPLDYKDFLYDYKSTNQDSRYNDVIIQHSVNLTYQYIEKHRKSEEEEEKLRIDFLKFLLFNLKENPDEYVYTEEILDNLNAIRDLKLNPHNFRSSVVSKLRDSGLLIASSNKGYKLPACLNDLYDFVNLSSLTIHPMIQRISKCRDQILLATNNEIDILGQKGYGYLKKLIELEKLGI; from the coding sequence TTGGACGAGATTCAATATGGATTTTTAGATGAATTTGGGGATTATCGTTTTGATTTTGATAAAAGCGATGTTTCAACCCACTTTATTATTGTTGCAATTCTTGTAAAAGATTCTAATAAAGCTAGTTTAGAGCAAGAAATGGACAGTATAAGACAAGCATATGTTCAAACTGGGGATCTAACTTCTAGAAGCTTCGACAATGACCATACTCAAAGAATGCAAATTTTGAATGAAATAAAGGATTTACCTTTTAGTGTATACGCCTATGTAATTGATAAGCGAAAAATAAGAGAAGACAGCGGCATTATGTCTAAAACTTCATTTTTAAAATATGTAAATAAAATGGTCTATAGGGACCTGAATAGATCATTTGAACAGCTTGACCTGGTGGCAGACAACCGAGATGAAAAATCATTTTTACAAGATTTTAAAAATTATATAAGAACAAATAGTATCCCTGATTTATTTAATCATTCAACATTTGGGTTCAACAATAGTAAATCGAATTTTCTTCTTCAGCTGGCAGATCTTATCGCTGGAACTTTGGCAAAAGGCTATGATCGTACCCACCAATCTGACCAGTACCGTTCTTTTTTCAAAATTATAAGAAATAAAATAGCAGCCATTAATCTATTACCTCTTGATTATAAGGACTTTCTCTATGATTACAAATCAACGAATCAGGATTCTAGGTACAATGACGTTATCATCCAACATTCGGTGAATCTAACCTATCAATATATTGAAAAGCATCGAAAAAGTGAGGAAGAGGAAGAAAAGCTTCGAATCGATTTTCTTAAGTTTCTTTTATTTAACCTAAAGGAAAATCCTGATGAATATGTGTATACGGAAGAAATTTTAGATAATCTAAATGCCATTAGGGACTTAAAACTAAATCCGCATAACTTTCGATCATCGGTGGTGTCAAAGCTCCGTGATAGTGGTCTCTTAATTGCTAGCAGCAATAAAGGCTATAAATTACCTGCTTGCTTAAACGATTTATATGATTTTGTGAATCTATCAAGTCTAACAATCCATCCAATGATTCAAAGAATATCCAAGTGCAGGGATCAAATTCTTCTAGCAACCAATAATGAAATCGACATTCTTGGGCAAAAGGGATATGGTTATCTGAAAAAGCTTATTGAATTAGAAAAATTAGGAATTTAA
- a CDS encoding DctP family TRAP transporter solute-binding subunit: MKKIQKLFVVAVTLLLVFSLAACGSSSKETSGSSASGEKGKSGDDIQEITIKISHVVAETTPKQAGAIAMKEYIEKESGGKIKVQVYPNSQLFGDKDEYQNLVANNVQFIIPDMSKLVGNDPGFNVPAMPFLFKDDAAANAFWDGEKGKEIFKRLEKDGVLGLAMWPNGAKHMTNNKKAITKPEDLKGLKIRTQGGQLLEEIYDKLNAGSVSIPFNELYTALQQGTVDGEENTYSNIESKKFDEVQKYTTVMGHTRVDYALLTNTKFWDSLNDATKAIVQKGVEEGTKVARDSAEKLNNESLKKLKERGKTKINELTPEQIDAFKKALEPVYQEWAKKIGEDIIKDAESRNK; the protein is encoded by the coding sequence ATGAAAAAGATTCAGAAACTATTTGTTGTAGCAGTAACTCTTCTGTTAGTATTTAGCCTTGCAGCCTGCGGCTCTTCCTCTAAAGAAACAAGCGGCAGCTCAGCTAGCGGTGAAAAGGGCAAATCTGGAGACGATATTCAAGAAATTACGATTAAAATCTCCCATGTTGTGGCAGAAACCACACCTAAGCAAGCCGGTGCGATTGCAATGAAAGAGTATATTGAGAAAGAATCCGGCGGTAAAATCAAAGTTCAGGTTTATCCAAATAGCCAGCTATTTGGTGATAAAGATGAATATCAAAACTTAGTAGCCAATAACGTCCAATTCATTATTCCTGATATGTCAAAGTTAGTAGGTAATGACCCTGGTTTTAATGTTCCTGCCATGCCATTCTTGTTTAAAGATGATGCAGCCGCAAACGCATTCTGGGATGGTGAAAAAGGAAAAGAGATCTTTAAGCGTTTAGAAAAGGACGGCGTCCTTGGTCTGGCAATGTGGCCAAATGGTGCAAAACACATGACTAATAATAAGAAAGCAATTACGAAGCCGGAAGATTTAAAAGGCTTAAAGATTCGTACTCAAGGCGGCCAGTTACTTGAAGAAATTTACGATAAGCTTAATGCCGGTTCCGTATCCATTCCATTCAACGAACTTTACACTGCCCTACAGCAAGGTACAGTTGACGGAGAAGAAAACACCTACAGTAACATCGAATCAAAGAAATTTGACGAAGTGCAGAAGTATACGACTGTTATGGGTCATACTCGAGTAGACTACGCTTTATTAACCAATACGAAATTCTGGGATAGTTTAAATGATGCAACGAAAGCAATTGTCCAAAAAGGTGTAGAAGAAGGAACAAAGGTTGCACGTGACTCTGCTGAAAAGCTAAATAATGAATCTTTGAAAAAGTTAAAAGAACGTGGTAAAACAAAGATTAATGAGCTTACACCAGAACAAATTGATGCATTCAAAAAAGCACTTGAGCCAGTTTACCAAGAGTGGGCTAAGAAGATTGGTGAAGATATCATTAAGGATGCAGAGAGTAGAAATAAATAA
- a CDS encoding fumarate hydratase, translating into MRIVHVDQIIETVAKLCWEACYYLPEDVVAGFRRAEKTEASPIGKTILQQLLENAEEAKVNHMPYCHDTGMAVVFVEVGQDVHITGGNFLDSIQEGVRTGYREGYLRKSVVGDPLIRVNTGDNTPAVVHTEIIPGDQIKFTVLPKGGGSENMSAMKFLLPGEGMQGVKNFVLQTIKEAGGKACPPVVVGVGIGGSFDKVTSLAKHAVLREIGVHHHEPHIAQLENELLEEINNTGIGPQGLGGTNTALWVPIETYACHITALPVAVNIQCHAARKKTAIL; encoded by the coding sequence TTGCGGATCGTTCATGTAGATCAAATTATTGAAACCGTTGCCAAACTTTGCTGGGAGGCCTGCTATTACTTACCCGAAGATGTAGTAGCAGGATTTAGACGTGCTGAAAAAACCGAAGCTTCTCCAATAGGAAAAACCATCTTGCAACAGCTTCTTGAAAATGCTGAAGAAGCAAAGGTGAATCATATGCCTTATTGTCATGATACTGGAATGGCCGTTGTTTTTGTCGAGGTAGGTCAAGATGTCCATATTACAGGAGGGAACTTTTTAGATTCTATACAAGAAGGGGTTCGAACAGGATATCGAGAAGGTTATTTGAGAAAATCTGTGGTTGGAGACCCTCTCATTCGTGTGAACACAGGGGATAATACACCAGCAGTCGTTCACACTGAAATCATTCCTGGTGACCAAATCAAATTCACGGTACTCCCTAAAGGTGGAGGCAGTGAAAATATGAGCGCGATGAAATTTCTACTTCCAGGTGAAGGGATGCAAGGGGTTAAAAATTTTGTTTTACAAACGATTAAGGAAGCTGGAGGGAAAGCCTGTCCGCCTGTAGTAGTCGGTGTCGGCATCGGAGGAAGCTTTGATAAAGTAACCTCACTTGCGAAGCATGCTGTACTGAGGGAAATCGGTGTTCATCATCACGAACCTCATATTGCCCAGCTAGAAAATGAACTTCTAGAGGAAATAAACAACACAGGTATTGGTCCACAAGGCTTAGGCGGGACGAATACTGCGCTATGGGTGCCAATTGAAACTTATGCCTGTCATATAACCGCATTACCGGTTGCGGTAAACATTCAATGTCACGCTGCCCGTAAAAAGACGGCTATTTTATAG
- a CDS encoding cysteine desulfurase family protein: protein MEKIYMDYNASTPLAPEVLSAMQPLLQDYYGNPSALHWSGKPVKEFLHKAREQVAELIACSPGEIIFTSGGSEANNLALKGYYFKNKHKGNHIITSKVEHPAIVSPCKFLEQVGARITYVGVDRYGRVSPEEIEKAITKETILITVMHSNNEIGTLQPIKEIGAIAERNGIAFHTDASQSVGKVPVQVNDLKVDMLTIAGHKLYAPKGIGALYIRDGIKLEPLIHGAGHEFGLRAGTENTLLAVGLGKACEIASKEVGNHRIKDLTDYFWGRLKGVFGEQIVLNGHPEERLPNTLNVSFVNKMGQELLESIPSLAASTGSACHAGSIELSPVLKEMNVPEEVGRGAIRFSLGRDSTKEEIDKVILLFNKIM, encoded by the coding sequence ATGGAAAAGATTTATATGGATTACAATGCTAGCACCCCTTTGGCTCCTGAGGTACTTAGTGCGATGCAACCTCTGCTACAGGATTATTATGGAAATCCTTCAGCCTTACATTGGTCAGGAAAACCAGTTAAGGAATTTTTACATAAAGCAAGAGAACAAGTGGCTGAATTAATTGCTTGTTCTCCTGGGGAAATCATTTTTACGAGTGGTGGAAGTGAGGCAAATAACCTTGCTTTAAAAGGGTATTATTTTAAAAATAAGCATAAAGGCAACCATATTATTACTTCTAAAGTTGAACACCCCGCTATCGTAAGCCCTTGTAAGTTCCTTGAACAAGTTGGGGCAAGGATAACTTACGTAGGCGTTGACCGGTATGGAAGAGTATCACCTGAAGAAATCGAAAAGGCGATTACAAAAGAAACAATTCTGATTACAGTCATGCACTCCAATAATGAAATAGGTACGTTACAGCCGATAAAGGAGATTGGGGCAATAGCGGAAAGGAATGGAATTGCCTTTCATACAGATGCTTCTCAATCCGTTGGAAAAGTCCCTGTCCAAGTGAATGATTTAAAAGTAGACATGCTAACGATCGCTGGTCATAAACTATATGCACCGAAAGGAATTGGTGCACTATATATAAGAGATGGAATCAAACTTGAACCTCTAATACACGGAGCGGGGCATGAGTTTGGCCTTCGTGCTGGTACCGAAAATACTTTACTAGCAGTGGGATTAGGTAAGGCATGTGAAATCGCTTCTAAAGAAGTAGGTAATCATAGAATCAAAGACTTGACTGACTATTTTTGGGGGAGACTAAAGGGGGTGTTCGGGGAACAGATTGTCCTGAATGGACATCCTGAGGAACGGCTGCCGAATACCTTGAATGTAAGTTTTGTAAATAAAATGGGCCAAGAACTATTAGAGTCTATTCCTAGTCTTGCTGCATCAACTGGATCAGCGTGTCATGCTGGAAGCATAGAACTATCACCTGTATTAAAGGAGATGAATGTTCCTGAAGAGGTTGGAAGGGGAGCAATCCGGTTTAGTTTAGGCAGGGATTCAACTAAGGAAGAAATTGATAAAGTGATTTTATTGTTTAATAAAATAATGTGA
- a CDS encoding FumA C-terminus/TtdB family hydratase beta subunit: protein MAEYRITTPLTDEDIQKLQIGDQVLLTGTIYMARDAAHKRLVDLLEANQPLPVDLRGEIIFYAGPCPPKPGQIIGPVAPTTAYRMDPYAPAMYEYGVKGTIGKGPRRDMVKQACSQFRAISFAAVGGLSTILSRRVTGVEIVAYEDLGPEAIRRLQVEDFPLLVAYDAHGQDLYEQEIAKYENFNKNANKGVGI, encoded by the coding sequence ATGGCAGAATATCGAATAACTACACCGCTAACAGATGAGGATATTCAAAAACTGCAAATTGGGGACCAAGTTCTCTTAACAGGGACCATCTATATGGCACGCGATGCCGCACATAAAAGATTGGTAGATCTTCTAGAAGCCAATCAGCCTTTGCCCGTCGATTTAAGAGGAGAAATTATTTTCTATGCCGGCCCATGTCCTCCAAAACCCGGGCAAATAATCGGCCCAGTAGCGCCGACAACAGCCTACCGAATGGATCCTTATGCTCCTGCTATGTATGAATATGGGGTAAAAGGCACGATTGGAAAGGGGCCGAGAAGAGACATGGTAAAGCAAGCCTGTAGTCAGTTTAGGGCCATTTCCTTTGCAGCAGTCGGCGGACTCTCCACGATTTTGAGCAGAAGAGTAACAGGTGTTGAGATAGTTGCTTATGAGGATCTTGGGCCTGAAGCGATCAGACGGCTTCAGGTAGAAGATTTTCCTTTACTGGTTGCCTATGACGCACACGGTCAAGATTTGTATGAACAAGAAATTGCCAAGTATGAGAATTTCAATAAAAATGCTAATAAGGGAGTAGGTATATAA